CGCGGGGGCGGAGGGGCCGTCCAGCGCCAGCGGCCGCATCGCATGGCCGGCCAGGGCGGCCGCGCGCACCTCGCTCGGCGTCGCGCCGAATTCGCGGCGGAAGGCGCGGCTGAAGGCGGAAGGGTCATGGAAGCCGCAGGCCTCGGCCACCTGGGCGATGCTACGGCCATCCCGGTCGTCGCTCAGCGCGGCGTGGCTCGCCTCCAGCCGAAGCTTCTGGATGTAGCGCGCCACACCGCCCTCGCCCTCCAGCAGGCGGTAGAGCTGCGAGCGCGAGGTGCCAGCGAGCCGGCAGAGCAGTTGCGGCGAAAGCCGGGCCGAGCCCAGATGGGCGCGGATGGCGCGGCGCACGCGGGCAAGGCGCGTCGCCTCCATCTGGCCCTCGGCCAGCGCCAGCCGATCCGGGTTGGGTTGGACGCAGGCGGCGACCATGGCGGCGATGGCCTCGGGCAGGCGGGCCGCCTCCTCGGGCTCGAGCTGCGGGATGCGGCGCGCCAGGAGCTGCATGTAGTCGGCCAGCAACTGGCCCAGCATGCCCTGCAGCGGCATGTCGCAGGCGGCATCCAGCGGGCCGGCCAGCGCCTCCAGCCGGTCGCGCGAGAGGTAGAGCTGCAGGCGCTGGTCGGCATCGCGCTCGCTCACCAGCTCCTGGCCCAGGCTGACGATGAAGGGCACGCCGGCCGGGATGCGAACCCGCCCGCGCGGCGTCTGCAATTGCGTCTCGGCGCCGCCGAGCGTGAGCGACCAATGGTCCACCGGATTGCGGCGCACCAATTGCCGCGTGCGCATCACGCGCAGCCCCGGTGCCGTGACCTGGCTGATCCCCATCCCGGCAAGCGGCCAGGCGAGGCTCTCGGCGAGGAAGCCCGCGCCGTCGGGCTCCGGCTGCTCCAGGTCGAAGACGGAATCGAACCAGCCTCGCCAGGCGGCCACCTGCTCG
This region of Sediminicoccus rosea genomic DNA includes:
- a CDS encoding helix-turn-helix domain-containing protein; this encodes MSTPPAPRGFQPVILRTHGLRPDEQVAAWRGWFDSVFDLEQPEPDGAGFLAESLAWPLAGMGISQVTAPGLRVMRTRQLVRRNPVDHWSLTLGGAETQLQTPRGRVRIPAGVPFIVSLGQELVSERDADQRLQLYLSRDRLEALAGPLDAACDMPLQGMLGQLLADYMQLLARRIPQLEPEEAARLPEAIAAMVAACVQPNPDRLALAEGQMEATRLARVRRAIRAHLGSARLSPQLLCRLAGTSRSQLYRLLEGEGGVARYIQKLRLEASHAALSDDRDGRSIAQVAEACGFHDPSAFSRAFRREFGATPSEVRAAALAGHAMRPLALDGPSAPALRDWLRAF